The proteins below are encoded in one region of Engraulis encrasicolus isolate BLACKSEA-1 chromosome 1, IST_EnEncr_1.0, whole genome shotgun sequence:
- the LOC134456782 gene encoding sialic acid-binding Ig-like lectin 12, whose translation MVKTISEDQDEEERYTVTYTSAQICGLNGASVVLPCKYEYREAGDYDAGEWYEEKRGAVKEHRDYNYPDCSLEIQEVAEEHAGVYHFRFHTVQHQDWITEGSGMTLSVTALEIRMTPDKVTEGETVTLTCNTTCSLSNPTFTWYKNGQPLTSNHTTRDNTLLLKPVSSEDSGNYSCAVGGQDNLNSTIWILNVKSKESRGASLFLPVPAIIAIVIIPVVLLIFGAVCFRRRQDNAQEDPQHIYENGNIYQNVVRPRRETPQASKEFKVIRMRN comes from the exons atggTCAAGACCATTTCCGAGGATCAGGATGAGGAAGAAAG ATACACTGTGACCTACACCAGTGCACAAATCTGTGGTCTTAACGGAGCATCAGTTGTCCTGCCCTGCAAATATGAATATAGAGAAGCTGGTGACTATGATGCAGGGGAGTGGtacgaagagaagagaggagcagtaaAAGAACACAGAGACTACAACTACCCCGATTGCAGTCTGGAAATACAGGAAGTGGCAGAGGAACACGCTGGTGTTTACCACTTCCGCTTTCACACAGTTCAACACCAGGACTGGATTACAGAAGGATCTGGAATGACATTGTCTGTTACAG CATTGGAGATAAGAATGACACCTGATAAAGTAACAGAAGGTGAAACAGTCACTCTGACCTGTAACACCACCTGTTCCCTGAGTAACCCAACCTTTACGTGGTACAAGAATGGCCAACCACTCACCTCTAACCACACAACCAGAGACAACACACTGCTGTTAAAGCCAGTCAGCAGTGAGGACTCAGGCAATTACTCTTGTGCTGTTGGAGGACAAGATAACCTCAACTCCACCATTTGGATTCTCAATGTCAAAT CTAAAGAGTCCAGAGGTGCTTCATTGTTCCTGCCAGTGCCAGCTATTATTGCCATAGTGATAATTCCTGTTGTCTTGCTGATATTTGGAGCTGTGTGTTTCAG GAGAAGACAAGATAATGCACAG GAGGACCCTCAACACATTTATGAAAATGGAAACATTTATCAAAATGTTGTACGCCCA AGAAGAGAGACGCCCCAGGCAAGCAAGGAATTCAAGGTCATCCGGATGAGAAACTAA